Proteins encoded by one window of Crassostrea angulata isolate pt1a10 chromosome 9, ASM2561291v2, whole genome shotgun sequence:
- the LOC128162450 gene encoding fibrinogen-like protein 1, protein MTFTTSNGSSKEVPCHYSDGYSWIVIQRRYNGSILFNRTWAEYESGFGDPQIDLWLGNFFISELTNAGYTVLKIDLISFEGDKRRIEYNFQVENQTNKYKLHISERNFSGIDSFTASNLEMFSTFDNDNDKSKAKNCAVDMFSGWWYADHNACTEANLNGVHWPQLVNDKRGVTWVKWKGTWSLKETRMMIRKP, encoded by the exons ATGACATTTACGACTTCCAATGGAAGTTCCAAAGAGGTTCCGTGCCACTATAGCGACGGTTATTCGTGGATA gtgATTCAGAGAAGATACAATGGATCTATCTTATTCAACAGAACCTGGGCAGAGTATGAGAGCGGGTTTGGAGACCCTCAGATCGACCTCTGGTTAG gGAACTTTTTCATCTCTGAGTTGACGAATGCTGGGTACACCGTTCTCAAGATAGATTTAATAAGTTTTGAAGGAGACAAGAGGCGAATTGAGTACAACTTCCAGGTAGAAAACCAAACCAACAAGTACAAACTCCACATTTCCGAACGAAATTTCAGCGGGATAG ACAGCTTCACCGCTAGTAACCTGGAAATGTTTTCCACATTCGACAACGACAACGATAAGTCAAAGGCCAAGAACTGCGCCGTGGACATGTTCAGCGGGTGGTGGTACGCTGACCACAATGCTTGTACCGAGGCTAACCTTAACGGCGTTCATTGGCCGCAGTTAGTCAACGATAAGCGGGGCGTCACGTGGGTCAAGTGGAAGGGCACTTGGTCCCTCAAAGAAACAAGAATGATGATTCGAAAACCCTGA